TCCCATGTGCGATACCTGGGCGGTCAAATTACTTCCAGACTAAAAATAAGAAGACTAAGTCGGAAAAACTTGTGACTAAAAAATATTGCAAATTTTGCAAATCACATACTGATCACAAGGAATCCAAAGTCTAAGGGATAAGATGCCGAAACCAGCTGCAAAATCTTCAGAGAAGGGAGTCGACAAAAAGTTCATCGAAGAGGTGCGTGAGCTCCTCCAAGAGAAAAAAGAGTCGCTTCTCATCAAACTCAACCAATGGGAAGACACCAGTTCTCCTTCTGGATTGAAGGAGATGGGGGATATTGCGGACATCGCATCCGAACTCAATTCAGAGGCCTTAACTTCTGTTTTGACTGAAAACGAAATTGAAACTCTACGTGAGATCGAACTTGCGTTAGAAAAGATTGAAAACGGAACCTATGGGATCTGCGAAGGAACGAAGAAAAAAATTCCTATTGCAAGGCTCAAGGCGCTCCCGTGGACAAGATTTACTGTAGAATTTGCAGAACAAATGGCGAAAAGCCGAAACCGTGCTGGTTACCGCATGGATTCTTTGTCTGCTTATCCTGCGACCGGAATGGATGTGGATTCTCTAGATTAAGAGAATCCTTTATTCTTTTTCTTTAAACCCACCCCGAATTCTCCCAATTCTTTTAAATTTACAATTGATTCGCCACGCCACGCTCTAAACTCTTTCTATCGTGAGTTTTCTAGGTCGCCTGCGTTCTTTACCTATTTCAGATATCCTTTTCTTTTTCTTATGTACTTTCTCCGTTTGGAACCTCCATCGGTATGTGGAGCCAGTACCGGCTCAATCCTTCTATCCATCCTTTTTTCTGCAATTTGCCTTTGGATTTTTTCCTCAATTCTATCAGAGGAAGTGGGGACGGATATTCACTGGCCTTGGGGTTTTCATTTTCCTTCGGCTTCCCTATATGTCGGGACTGCCCATGGTGGGTTCTTACCAGCTTGTGGGATTGTTTCTTGGCGCCATCCTTGGGATTTGGTGCCGGGAGGTCATCCTTGTCCTTCTAGGTAGGAATGAAACCTCTCTTCCCAAACAATCCGAACAAATCCTCACCGATTGGATGATCCGTAACCCCACAGGGAAATCCATCCTGCCGATTTGGTATTCTACCTACTTTGGTTTTGTTCTTTTTCTTTTTATTTTGACTGTACTCTGTCTTTTCCAATACCAAGGACTTGGGTTGGTTACAGGCCTTGGTATCCAGGAGTACTTGTACTTTCCCTCTCTTTCTTCCAGAGAAGCCATGGGCCTTTCTTGTAAGATTCTCGTTCCTATTTCCTTTGTGGTGTTGTATTTGTTTTCTGAAGAAAGGTCTATGCCTACACCGTCTAAGGATAG
The sequence above is drawn from the Leptospira wolbachii serovar Codice str. CDC genome and encodes:
- the rpmG gene encoding 50S ribosomal protein L33, with product MREIIKLTCVPCAIPGRSNYFQTKNKKTKSEKLVTKKYCKFCKSHTDHKESKV
- a CDS encoding TraR/DksA family transcriptional regulator, coding for MPKPAAKSSEKGVDKKFIEEVRELLQEKKESLLIKLNQWEDTSSPSGLKEMGDIADIASELNSEALTSVLTENEIETLREIELALEKIENGTYGICEGTKKKIPIARLKALPWTRFTVEFAEQMAKSRNRAGYRMDSLSAYPATGMDVDSLD